One genomic region from Anolis sagrei isolate rAnoSag1 chromosome 7, rAnoSag1.mat, whole genome shotgun sequence encodes:
- the LOC132782665 gene encoding interleukin-36 receptor antagonist protein-like produces MDSEGYTSHTLKPQEEEKDHKKTWNEEIADLFPAKKPMPVSPIVKPGDSAPVKEDFPRLYRIWDVSQKYFFLVDNILVANHQDSNAPEQLMEVLPNTALDSKMMPIFMGPQGRKQCLSCEKSAEDQLQLQLKESDIKKLYEGKEKSLPFTFYSKTDGGPETCSFESAEYPGWFLSTSSEPNKPVGLSRQGGTENTLFYFQRQ; encoded by the exons ATGGACTCTGAAGGATACACATCTCATACGCTGAAAccacaggaggaggagaaggaccaTAAGAAGACTTGGAATGAGGAAATAGCAGATTTATTCCCTGCTAAGAAGCCAATGCCAG tATCTCCCATAGTGAAGCCAGGGGATAGCGCACCTGTCAAAGAAGATTTTCCCCGCCTGTACAGAATTTGGGATGTGAGCCAGAAATACTTTTTCCTGGTGGACAATATTCTTGTAGCAAATCATCAAGATTCCAACGCTCCAG AGCAGTTGATGGAAGTGCTCCCTAACACTGCTCTGGATTCCAAAATGATGCCCATCTTTATGGGTCCCCAAGGTAGAAAACAATGCCTGTCCTGCGAGAAGTCTGCTGAGGATCAACTTCAGCTACAGCTAAAG GAAAGTGACATCAAAAAGCTGtatgaaggaaaggagaaatcACTTCCTTTCACCTTCTATAGCAAGACTGATGGGGGTCCCGAGACCTGCTCTTTCGAATCGGCCGAGTACCCGGGTTGGTTCTTAAGCACGTCATCCGAGCCAAACAAACCGGTGGGGCTGAGTCGCCAAGGAGGGACTGAGAACACACTGTTTTATTTTCAACGGCAGTGA